ATTGGTGCGGGTTTGGATAAAACCGGCGTTATGAATAAGGTGGCCAAGCCCATCCTCGCTTTGGCAGGCAAAAGTGAAGCTAAAATCATGCTTCTGGTCTCAAGTACCGTGGGTATTATTTCAAGTATGATGCAGAACATTGGTGCCGCCGCCCTGTTTTTGCCCGCTACCCAGAGAATTTCAAAGCGGGTGGGGATTCCCACCTCCCGCATCCTGATGCCCATGGGGTTTTGCGCCATTATCGGCGGAACGCTTACCCTGGTGGGTGCAAGCCCGACCATTTTGCTCAATGACCTGATGGTGCTGGGTGGTGAGAAACTTGAACCATTCGGTTTGTTCACCCAGACGCCTATCGGTGTGTGTCTGCTGATTACGGCGCTTTTATACTTTTTGATCTTTGGGCGATTAATACTTCCCAACGCAAGCGGAGATTCCGGCAAAGGTGCCACAGACGTGCTAATTAATGAATATCAGGGCGTCAACAGCCTGGTTGAGTTGCACGTACCCGAAGGTGCCGGTACCACCGGCCTTCTGGATGATTTGAACATTCGTCCCCGGTTTCTTGTTACGGTCATCGGCATCTCTTCTCCCTCCACCCGGACCACCAATCATGTACCCCGCAGTTATGAGGGTATAAACAACGGCGATGATATTGCCGTGGTCGGCAAACGGGAAAATATTGAGCAACTTGCCAAGGAGTATGGCTGGGAGATCAAACCTGCCCTTGAAACCTTTGCAGAGTTTTTGGCCAATACCAATGCGGGCATGGCCGAAGTTGTTGTGGCGCCAAGATCCGAACTGATCGGCAAAACTTTGAACGAGGTTAATTTCAAGGAGATGTACGGACTCAATCCTCTGGTGTTGTTCAAGGATAATCGAAAATATTATTCCGGGCTGACAAATATCCGGCTGGCCATGGGAGACACGCTGTTGCTCCAGGGACCATGGGAAAAATTTCATATTCTGATGAACAGGCCCAAACCCAGATCTCTGGTGTTTGCCTCTAAACTGGAAGGTGAAATCCTGCGTCCCCAAAAAGCAATGCTGGCTGTGGGATGGCTTGCGCTTGCCCTTTTTCAGATCGTGGTATTAAAAATCCAGCTGTCCGTGGCACTTATGTCCGGGGCGCTGGGCATGATCATTACCGGGGTGCTCACTGTTGACGAAGCCTATCAGTCCGTAGACTGGATGACGGTGTTTCTTTTGGCAGGACTTATCCCCCTGGGTATTGCCTTTGAAAAAACAGGTACGGCCGGATTCATTGCCCACACGGTGCTCAGTCTGATCGGGACACCCACGCCTATAGTTCTTTTGGCGGTTGTGGGGATCATGGCATCCTTTTTTACACTGGTGATCTCCAATGTAGGGGCCACGGTACTTCTGGTGCCCCTGTGTATGAACATGGCCGTGATGGCCGGGGCCGATCCGAGAATGGCTGCGCTTGTTGTGGGTATTTCAGCATCCAATACATTTGTACTGCCCACCCATCAGGTCAATGCCCTGATTATGCGGCCGGGTGGCTACCGGACCATTGACTACGCCAAGGCCGGAGCTGTGATGACCATATTGTTTCTTGCTGTGGAGTTGGCAGTAATCTATTTTTTCTACGGCATTTCTTAAAATTTAAATAACCATGGTATTCCCCGGGCCGATCGGATGACCTTATGTCCGGTCGGCCCGTTTATTGTATCACTTATTTTAAGGTGATAAAGATTAAACCGGCTATGACCTTGTTTCCCATAGAGAACATATATATAAGTTGATTATGCGTTTTAGTCTCAGACATAAAATTTCATTCCTTTTTTTGGTTTTCATGGTGGTGAACAGCATTATCTGGTTCATGAACCACTACAGCAATTCCACGGTATTAAACACCCTGGTGCTTATTGAAAAGAAACGGGACCTGTTGGATACGGTCCTGGAAGCCCGGCGTTATGAGAAAAACTTTTTTTTAAGAAAGGATCTCAAGGATCTGTCCCTGGCATTGTCATACATTGGTAAAATTGATGAAAAGCAGGCGCATATTGAAAAAGAGTTCTCTGACCTTGTGGTAACGGACCCCTCTTTTCAGCAACGCGGCCAGGCCATCAATGCCTATCGTACCAACATGAAAAACCTGTTAACCTTGTATGAAAGTGGCACAGTCTCCTCTAAGCAGTCTTTACAGATTGAAAATACGGTGACCCAGCTGGGGAGAGAATTGACGACTGATATTGAAGAGGTGGTGAAAACAGAGAAAAAAAAAGTGTTTAAACTGCTGGACAGGTCCAGGGAATACTTGATGATTTCTCTGTTCTTATTATTTATCCTCACTGTGGTGGCCACCATTTTTCTGGTCATCAAGCTTAACCGCCCCTTAAAGGCCATTGAAACCGGCATCAAACACATTGCCAAAGGCGATTACGACAAAATTCCGGCAATAAAAACCGGAGACGAGTTTGAGTCTTTGGCCGTGAGCCTGAATGACATGATTGAAGAACTGGATCGCCGTAAAACCCAGCTCATTCAGGCCGAAAAAATGTCCTCGTTGGGAACGCTTACCTCCGGGGTTGCCCATGAACTAAACAATCCGTTGAACAATATTTCCACCAGCGTTCAGATTATCCAGGAGGAAATTGAAGATCCGGATATTAATTATAAAAAAACGCTTCTGAACAATGTTGAACAGGAGATTAACCGGTCAAAGGAAATTATCCGGGCCCTGCTTGATTTTTCCAGGCAAAGCGATTTCAGCGTTGAACCGGTTGTATTTAAAAGGCTGGTAAGCAACACCATGCACTTGATTACAGGGGACATCCCTTCGGATATCGACCTGGAAATCAACGTTCCAGATGATATTGAAGGGCGTATGGATCCCCGGCGTATCCAGCAGGTACTGTTGAATCTGATTATCAACGCTGTATTTGCCATGGAAGACCAGGAAGGCGGACATTTGACTATTTCAGCGTTTAAAGACGACCCCGCACATGCCTTTGTTTTTACGGTCCAGGATACGGGCCAAGGAATAAAAGAAGAACACCTTGCCAAAATATTCGATCCTTTTTTTACCACCCGGGAAGTGGGAAAGGGATCTGGTCTAGGGCTTTCCATCATTCACGGCATCGTAGAGCAGCACGGCGGAACAATTAACGTGGATTCCAGTCTAGGACAGGGCACGATATTTACAGTGAGCCTACCGGATTAACGGCCATGGGAAGTCCTTGATTTATCTACACCCAGACTTCGGCCCACAGCAAAGTTTGAAAGATCTGAGTAGTTTACACAGACTTTCATATAAAAAGTTTTAGGAGAACCATGCAGGAACACATTCTAATAATCGAAGATGAACAGATCGCCCTTAAAAATCTTGAACACATTCTTCTCAAGGATGGATACAAGGTTACAGCCGTGGACAGTGGCACCAAAGGGCTGAATCTTATCAAATCCAAGACCTTTGATCTGATTATCACCGATTATAAGATGAAAAAGATTGACGGCATGCAGATTCTTGAACACAGCCGGGAGCTGCAGCCTTACACCGAAGTTATCATGATTACCGGCTACGCCACCGTGGATAATGCGGTTATCGCCATGAAAGAAGGGGCCTATCACTACATTGCAAAACCCTACAAAATAGATGAGGTCCGGCAGATCATCAAGCAGGCTCTGCTCAAGCGATCACTTCAGATGGAAAATCAGGATCTTAAGAAACAGCTCGACCAGAAGGCAAAGCTGCCTGAAATCATTGGCAACAGTCCGGCCATGCGTCAGGTGAAAAAGACCATTGCCCAGGTGGCCCAGACCGATATCTCTGTCTTGGTTTTAGGGGAAAGCGGCACCGGCAAAGAACTTGTGGCAAGGGCGATTCATAGTCTTTCCAGTCGGAAAAATCATGAAATGGTGGCCTTTAATTGCGGGTCATTTTCCGAGGACCTTATGGCCAACGAACTGTTTGGGCATGAAAAAGAGGCGTTCACCGGCGCCATGAAAACCAAAAAAGGCCTGTTCGAGTTTGCGGACCAGGGTACAGTGTTCTTTGATGAAATCGGGGATATGCCGGCCTCCATGCAGATCAAAATCCTGCGGGTGATCCAGGAAAAAGAGATTATGCGGGTGGGCAGTACCCAGACTTTAGACGTGGATTTAAGGTTCATTGCAGCCACCCACAGAGATCTGCACCACGAGGTAGACCAGGGTCATTTTCGCCAGGACCTCTATTTCCGGCTCAACGTGGCATCCATCATCCTGCCTGCCCTGGCAGACAGGAAAGAGGACATTCCCTTGCTGGCCTACCATTTTTTGGCAAAAAAAAATCGGGATATGGGAAAAAAGATCAAAGAAATTGACCAAAGTACCATGGATTTTCTTGTCAATTATGCCTGGCCGGGCAATGTGCGGGAGCTTGAAAACATCATAGAACGAGCTGTGGCCATGGAAAACAGCGAGGTGATATATCCCGAGGCGCTGCCCGACCATCTTACCCAATTGGCCATTGAAACGTACCGCACAGCCCCGGAAGGCAAAATACCCACCATGAAAGAGCAGGAAAAGCGGTATATCCAGTGGGTACTTGAACAGACCAATTGGAACAAAACCCGGGCTGCAGAAATCATGGAGATTGACCGGGTTTCATTATGGCGCAAGATCAAAGCGTTCAAATTGGAATAACGGCCATGGGCTGATCTGGTCTATTAAAATCCAGGTTCAGCCCATTCCAAGATCGAACCATTCTCACCTTTATTCCCCAGTTTCAGACATCCCATAAAAAAGGTTTTATTGTCAATTGGTCTCTACAATCCTGATATTTTGTTATGAGACTATTTTAAAATGTAGTATTCTAATTTCGTAAACCCAACGACCGGAGAAATAACGATGAGAAAATTACATGGGCTGGTGAGTTTATTTTTTATTATTTTCTGTGCTGCAATTTCATTTATTCCTTCAACAGTAATTGCCGAGAACGATCACACAATTGCTTTGGTCATGAAGGCGTTGACCAATCCATTTTTTGCAAAAATGGAGCAGGGTGCCAAAAATTTTGCAAAAGAAAATGACATTCCCTTGGAAGTTTTCGGCATTATAAATGAAACGGACACCTCCCACCAGATCAGTATTATGGAAAGTCTGATTTCAAGAAACATTCGTGCAATTGTACTCGCACCGTCGGATTCAAAGAAATTGGTGCCCGTGTGTAAAAAAGCCGTTGAACAAGGCATTTATATTATCAATATTGATAATCCGCTGGATGATAAACTGCTTGCGAAAGCAGGACTAAGCATACCGTTTGTAGGATCGAACAATTACACAGGCGGCACGCTTCTAGGACAATATGTCAAGCAACATTTGAAAGGCAAAGGCCGTGTGCTTGTTATAGAGGGTATCCGGGGGGTGGAAAATGCAGAGCTTCGCAAATCCGGTTTTGTAAAAGCTGTTACAAAAAATTCTTCAATTGGGGTTGTGGCGTCGGAGTCGGCGAATTGGAATACGGAAGAAGCATTCTCCGTAACCATGAAGTTATTGCAAAAACATCCGGCCATTGATGCGATTTTTTGTGCAAACGACAAGATGGCCCTTGGGACATTGCAAGCCGTTGATATGTTGGATTTGAATAAAAATATCCTCATTGCCGGATACGATAATATAGATTCAGTCAGAAATGAAATCAGACATAAAAAGATTCACGCAACAATGGAACAGCATCCCGAACTTATGGGGGCATACGGTGTGATGCTGGCTCAAAAAAAAATAACCGGTGCGTCTGTTTCTGATATATTAACTACACCTTTGGATATTATCACTTACGAAACTTTTGGTAAAACAATCGCGTTCTCAATATCAGATATGACCAATCCCTTTTTTTTATCAATGGTCGGCGGAGCCAAAAAAGCAGCCGAGTTGTATGGCGTTAAACTCATGGTAAATAGCGCCGAGAATAGCGATTCAAAACAATTAATGGACTTAGTTGATTTTCAAAAAAGTCATCCTGATATCATCATTTTAAATCCGACAAACGCGGAGTCCGTCGTTCCCGGTATTGAGATGGCAGTTACGAACAAGATACCGGTAATCACGGTGGATCGAAAATCAGCCGGCGGAAAAATTCTTTGCCATGTCGCTTCAGATAATATTCAAGGGGGGAGAATGGCGGCTGAGTTGATGGCGGATTTATTAAAAGGTAAAGGAAGTATCATTGAAATCGAAGGTATTCCAGGCACGTCTGCAGCCCATGACCGTGGTTATGGATTTAATGACGAAATCAAAAGGTTCAAAGATATAAAAGTTATCGATAGAAAAGTAGCAAACTTTGACCGAAAGCAGGCTAAACAGGTGATGGCTAAGATGCTAGGCGAGAATGTCTCTTTTGATGCTGTTTTTGCGCATAATGATAACATGATTCTTGGGGTGGTTGACGCATTATCGGAAGTTCAATCATTCCCAAACAAAATTCTTGTTGGTTTCGATGCAATTAAAGATGCTGTTCAGGCTGTAAAAACAAAGAAAATATCAGCTACAATAGCCCAGCATCCCCAGGAAATGGGACGAATGGCTCTCGAAATAGCAGCAAAGCATTTCCGAGGTGAAGAAATTCCATCCAAGATCCCCGTAAAACTTTCTGTCATAAGATAATATAGGTGTTCATTTGTTCAGAACCATTACCGGTAAAATCAGCGCGATAGTATTCCTTCTTATCCTTTTATTTGTGATGAATTATGGATTGTTGACTTATTTTCTTAAGGAACAAGAAATATTAGCCACACAAATGTTGGAGATGTCCCAGGCTGAGAGACGGCTGCATGCATTAAATGGGCGCTTTTATGAAGATCGATTTTGGGAAAAAGAAGTGCTTGAAGAAAAAAACCCGGACGCTATTGCAAATTATGGGGCTTCAATTTCAAATCTTAAGAAGGAACTTAAGGATTTGGAAAATATTAAAACCAATAAAGCGATTCAATCTAAATTGCATGCCATCCGGGTTGAGATCCTTGAGCACGAAAAAGTTTTCAATGAGGCCCAGCAATTAAAAACAACCCAGAATATCCACCGGACAACTTTGAATACAAGTTATCGATCATTGATTTCCAATGTTCTGAATAACGATATGAGGCAATTGTTTAAGCCCCTGTTCAATTTAAATCATTTTTTCATCGTATATATCATGCAGCAAGATGAGCCTGTTTATCATTCACTGATGATGGTCATTGATTACCTTAATAAAAAGATTGAACAAATAGATCCATCAGATCACAGAACCGAGGAATATCTTTTAGGCTTTAAGCATTTACTGGCACAGGATTATAAACTTGCAATTGTAATTAATGATACCGAAAAATCTTTTGAGTTGGCGCACAACGCCCTTTTTAAGCAATTTGACAGTGTTTTTATCCAAGCGTCGGCATTGTTCAAAAATAAATATCTTGAAGCTGAATCCAAACGAAACAATTTAAACAACATGGCCTTAGTGCTGACTATCGTCAGTGTAACCTTGTTGGGGGTTGTTTTTTATCTGTTTTCAAAAACAATTGTTACACCAATTCGTTATCTTGCCATGGTAATGCGTAAGGTTAAAGAAGGGAATTTTGATGAAAGATTTTCTTGGACCGGTAATAAGAAGGATGAATTAATCAGGTATGGGTTTCATTTCAATACAATGCTGGATACGCTCCAAGAAAATGAGACGCTTTTAAGGACACTTATTGAAGTGATTCCTGATCTGATATGGTTGAAAAGTCCCCAGGGCGAATACCTGCTATGCAACTTAAGATTTGAACGTTTTTTCGGTGCAAAGCAAAAAGATATTTTAGGAAAAACGGATTATGATTTTCTCGACAAAAAATTAGCTGATTTTTTCAGAGAAAAGGATCAGGCTGCAATTCGGGCCAATAAACCGTGTTTAAATGAAGAAGAGATCGTTTACGCCGATGATGGCCACAGAGAACATCTTGAAACCATAAAAACCCCTGTTTTTGATGCTGACGGCAATCTTAAAGGCGTCCTCGGAATTGCAAGGGATATAACTGAAAGGAAAAAAAATGAAGACGAAAAAATTGAAGCCTACTTGGCACTTGAAGAACATAAAAAATTAGCTCTGGTTGGGAAAATTGCAGGAAAAATGGCCCATGATTTTAATAATATTCTTGGGATCATCATGGGACAATCCGAGGTAGGATTGTTCAAGTGCAAGGAAGAAGAAACGTTAAAAATATTCAAGCGCATATTTGATCAATCTCTGAGAGGAAAAAATTTAACCAAAAATCTGGTTGCATTTGCTAAAGACCAAGAGCCCAAATATGAGTATTTTCATCTAAATGAAAAAATTGAGCTGGTTTTAAATTTGTTGCAAAAAGATTTAGACGGCATTGAAATCAGGAAAAAAGGCTTGTCCGAAAACATGGATTTTTTTGCTGATCCGGGAATGATAGAACATTGTCTTGTAAATATATTTCAAAATTCCATTCACGCATTGAGTAAATGTGAAAATCCGTTTATTTCCGTCCAACTTCAACAGTCCAAGGCATTTGTCATTATCACAATTGAAGATAATGGCTGCGGCATTCCCGAGAAGCATCTTGATAACATTTTTGAACCCTCTTTCACGCTGAAAGGCAGTAAAGATGTCATCTCCTCTTATGACAGTTCGATAAAAGGGTCTGGTTATGGGATGGCTAACGTCAATAAATATGTGGAGCTTCACAAAGGTAAAATTAACGTACGTTCTCAATTAAATAACGGCACGACGGTTGAATTGCATTTCCCAATAATTCGAAAAAAACTCACAAAAGAAGAAAAAATTACGATACAAAATGAAGGGTACCATACGCATAAAAGGATTCTGCTGGTTGAAGATGAAATTCAAATTGCAGAAGTTCAACGCTTTGTCTTGACAACTGAGCCGTGTCATCACATCGTTGATGTCGCACATACAGCAGAAGCGGCTTTAAAATTTTTTGATGATAATGATTATGATTTGATAAGCCTTGATTATATTCTACCTGGAAAAATAAATGGTAAACAGATATATGACCATATTCGCTCAACCAATAAAACGATCCCTATTTTATTTATTTCCGGTAATATAGAATTCTTAGAGTCCATCAAAGATTTAAAAAGAGATGATCGTCTGGTTGACCATGTTTCCAAACCTTGTCAAAATATCACCTATTTGAACAGTATAAAATTATTGCTTGATAAGGCGAATGGTTGATAAACATAAAAGATGTCAGGAAAAAAGTTGAACGCAATAAAGACAATAGCCATTTTCGGTGCCGGAGCCATGGGCGCGGCATATGCAGGTTTATTTACAGACAATTCAGATATCCGTGTCTGCTTTGCAGCTCGGGGGGATCGCTTTGTACGCCTTGATGGGGCCACCATCAAGGTTAACGGCAAGGATTATACGATTCCGGTGGTGCATCCTGACCGGGTGGCGCGTCCCTTTGATCTGGTAGTGGTGGCCCTGAAGCACCATCATTTGACCGACTCGGTGCTACAAGATATCAACGCACTGACAGGGCCGGACTCCTTGGTGCTGTCAGTTATGAACGGGCTTGAGAGTGAAAAACTGCTTGGCCGGGCCTGCGGCCGGCAAAAGATAGTTCCTGCCATTGCCGTGGGTATTGATGCGGTGCACGAAAATGACTGTTTTACCTATTCCAATCCGGGAAATATTATATTTGGAAATGACCCGGCGCTTCCCAATGCAGCAGATACCGATCGGCTGGAACGGATAAAAATCGCCTTGGATATGGGTGGTATTCCCAACGAAATATCACCGGATATCCAAAGAACCATGTGGTGGAAATTTATGGTCAACGTCGGGGTGAACCAGGCATCTGCCGTGCTTGGTGCGTCCTATCGTGTTTTCCAGAATTTGCCGGAGGCCCGGGCGTTGATGGTCTCACTGATGCAGGAAGTGCTGGCCCTGGCCCGGCACCGGGGGATCAATCTTCAGTCGTCCGATATTGATCAATGGTTGAACGTGCTCAATACGTTGTCTCCGGATGGGAAAACGTCCATGCTCCAGGATATGCAGGCCAAAAGGAAAACAGAAGTAGAAATCTTTGCAGGTGCTGTTGAAAATATGGGAAAAGCAGATGCGATCCCCACACCTGTGAACAGCACTTTTTTAAATTTAATCCGGGTTAAAGAAAAAACCACAGCCGGAAAGACAGGATAGAGACCGGCTGTGGTTTAGAAAAGACGGCGTTAAAATGCCGTCTTTACATCAGGCGTGGGCGGCTGCAACCAATTGTGGCTCTGCCGTTACACGGTTTATAAAGGATGGACGGCGTTCCGTGACCCTTTTGTAAAGCTGTTCATACTGTTTTTCAATGGGAGCTGACGTCGGGGTTTTGAAATAATGGCTGCCCGGCAGGATATCTGTTTGGTAAAACAGCCTACCGCTGCGGGTATTGACGTTGTTGACCCCGCTGACGGACTGAACAAGGGTTGTCAGTTTTTTGCCGTACCTGGAAAACATTAGTACGGGTTTGTGGACAACAAGTTCCAGTTGGTCATGCCGTGCTTCCACGGACACCGGGTGACCTTTTTCAGCCATAAGGCGGGAGACCTTAGAAGACAGCGCAAATTCTTGGGGGGTCATCTCTTCTTTTTTATTTGATGCGGCACTGGAAATCAGTTCAATCAAATCGGTTAGTCCTGTGGTGGTCACATTCACAACGCCGTCGCAATCCATGGGTCTGCGGCTTTCCGCTGACCGCAGGTACAGGGACCAGCGTAAAAACGATTCGTCACTGCATTCCAGGTGCTTTTTTGTGTCAATGTTTGATTTCTTGCCTGTTTCGCGCTGTATATTCCGGTTTCTAAATCCATTTGGCGCTGTGACCAAAATATGCAGCCCCATTTCTGAGGGAATTAATCTGCCTAAAAATCCGCTGACAATAACAGGCCCCTGCTGGATTTTATCAGCCAGAACAGACTTTACGGCTGCGATGCACTTCGCTTTAGCCGGGGTATACCGGTCTGCAAAAGGTGGGTCTTTAAAAATACTGCTTTCGATACTGCTTTTTTTAAAATTGTACGTTTTGGCTGCTGCATCAATAATATCCTGGTCGTACAACACGTTATAACCCAGTGCATCTGCTGCCTTTTGTGCCAGTTGTGCCTTGCCTGTGTAGGCTCTTCCAAAAAATGTGATGACACTCATGCTTTGTCTCCTTTGCTAACGGCCCTTTTTTATTGCGTTCTATAATTCTTTTGATAGTAGTATGGCAACTATTGTGCCGGAGATATAAATAAGTGTAACATTCTTAATTTATTATAAATTATTTTGACTCGAATCGATTGGTAATGGTTTTATAAAATGTTGCATTGTGCAACGAAGTGTTTGGCTTGAGACGATTTATCTTTAAAAACAGATAGATTGCTTTGTGTTTCATATTTGAATACCGGATTGAATTTTGCAACATTCAATTTAAAGACGTTTGTGTTTTGACGGAAACATGTTAATATTCGATCCAAATTTGGATTCAGGTGCCGGGACTTAAAGGCTTAAAATCTCAATTGTTCCGGTTATCCGGCAACATGTTAAGAAAAATCAAATTCAGGATAAATCAGATGAGACCTAATAAGAAAACGGCCGGGCTCGGCCATGGCAACTTTTTGCTTCGTTGTAATCAGTTTAGTTGTAGAATATTGAGATTCGTTCTGGTCTGGGGGATTCTTTTTTCCTTGACTACAATCCCTTCCGGTGCCCTGGCCCAAGATGAGGCCGACCTTTCAGATGGTCTGTATGCAAAAATGGATACCGATAAAGGGACCATTCTTCTCCAGCTTTTTTTCAAACAGACCCCGTTGACTGTTACCAATTTTGCTGGGCTTGCCCTAGGGAAAATGGATACAAATGTTAAAAAAGACGAAAAGTTTTACGATGGCCTGACATTTCACCGGGTGATCCCTGATTTTATGATCCAGGGCGGGGATCCTGAAGGCACGGGCCGGGGCGGTCCGGGATACCGGTTCCCAGACGAATTTCAGCCTGAGTTAAAACATGACGGCCCCGGGATTTTGTCCATGGCCAATGCCGGCCCCGGCACCAATGGCAGCCAGTTTTTCATTACCCATAAAGCAACGCCCTGGCTGGACGGAAAACATACGGTGTTCGGCAAGGTCATCAAGGGCATGGCTGTGGTTAATGCCATTGAAAAAGGGGATAAAATTAAAACTGTTGAGATCCTGGCGATCGGGGATGAGGCAAAGGCTTTCAGAACAGACCAGGCCGGATTTGATGCCGTTCTTGAAAATAAAAAAGTCCGGATTAAACAAGAGAGAATGAACGATATGGAAACGTTTAAAAAACAGATGCACGAAAAATACCCCGATGCCGTGGAAACCCAATCCGGCTTGATGTATGTGCCGGTGCAAGAAGGCACAGGCCCTGCCGTTGCCTCCGGGACCAAGGTTAAGGTG
This window of the uncultured Desulfobacter sp. genome carries:
- a CDS encoding cytidylate kinase family protein — encoded protein: MSVITFFGRAYTGKAQLAQKAADALGYNVLYDQDIIDAAAKTYNFKKSSIESSIFKDPPFADRYTPAKAKCIAAVKSVLADKIQQGPVIVSGFLGRLIPSEMGLHILVTAPNGFRNRNIQRETGKKSNIDTKKHLECSDESFLRWSLYLRSAESRRPMDCDGVVNVTTTGLTDLIELISSAASNKKEEMTPQEFALSSKVSRLMAEKGHPVSVEARHDQLELVVHKPVLMFSRYGKKLTTLVQSVSGVNNVNTRSGRLFYQTDILPGSHYFKTPTSAPIEKQYEQLYKRVTERRPSFINRVTAEPQLVAAAHA